The nucleotide sequence ATATAAACTTATAAGATATTAAATTAGTTCAAACTTCCACATAATCAGATGTAATAGAAGATAAAGTTCTAGAATCAATTACATGGTCTAGAGAGACACACCAAACCGCTTTTCTCTGTTTGTCATTTTCACCACAATAGAAAAACCTCTCAACAGATGAGGTAAATAGATAATTGATCAAAAAGCAAACTACTTTTGAAAAACCTCATGGATTTTTACAACCCGAGCCTTGTTTTCTAGTTCAGCAATCCTATAAAATATGAAAGGAATCAGAAATTTGCAACACACACACCTGTAATAAGCTGTGAGGTGAACCAGAATTTGTGAGGGCAGATACATTAGATTTACTTTCTTTCCCAACCAGCCATTCTGCAGTCACATCAATATACACacttttcaaaaattttatatataactGTAAAAAAGTAATCCATGGATGTTGACTaaataatactacaactacattACCTTTAAGTTTGGAGGTCACCTTAAAAGTCACTATGTATTCTGCATATATATGGGTATACATATTCATATCCCATATAATATAATGAGTTGGCTTTTGAAGATCATCTACACCAGTGTCAAAGTTCTCATTACTAGGTTGACACTGGTTAGACCCAGGGTAAATGAGTTCCGCGTTTCCCATTATAATGCGGCACAACATTAGGTGTATGACACCATTTTCGTCAACATCAGAATAACTAGCACTGTAGATAACATGTGCAAACAAGTCATAGTTTTTCATAATGGACTGTtagcttaaaaaaaaaagaagcaaaaaaataacTGGCAGGAGCCACTAATTCAGATAGAAAACTGTTGGCAGCCTTCGCCAAAAAGAGATTAAAGTACTCCAATATGCACAAACATGAAAAACCTAGTATCAAAAGCAGGCCTCACCAGATTTTAGAACAATTTGCAGGGGCGAGATGAATGCCATTGCCATAAAGGCATTTCTGCTCAGGTCTTGTCAGAGTCCCATGCAACATCATCCCTTCCACTGCATCCTTTGATGAAGCAAGCCATGCGTAACGGACATTTGCATTGCCACGCACCTTTTTAGCAATTTCGACCTGCTCTTGGAAAAGGTTAAAACGAACTTGACCTAAATCATTTCTCAATGGGGTCCTAAGGATTCCAAGAATGTCTTTTGCATCAATGAGTTTGCCCAACCCTTGAAGTAACATTTCCTGCACAGCTCTATTAACTTGGCAACCACTTGCAGGTGCTTGACAAATTCTAGAAGCAGGGACATTAGAAGGTAATGCAGAACCTGACTCATTTTCTCCAACTGCTTCATTGACTTCAACATAAATATTACAATCACTAGCAGAATTCTTTTCACTCTTGACCCTCTTGACATTAGACATAGCCTCATCATCAGGTCGTGAACTTGAGCTTTCAGCTGCACTAATGGAAATCTCAAAATGGTCATTTGTTTCATGTTTCCTATTTGCATCAGGATTCATGTAGACCTGAATATCATTGTCAGAGTGATGGTATCTATGCAATACATAACATTCAGGACGTAATTCTGGAAAGAAGCATTTTCCATGATCATCAATCCAAGCTATTGGCTTCACCAAACCTGTTTCCAAGACTATACAAATCATGTAAATGTAGTCTAACAACAATTGCTGATTTCGAAAACCTGCCTCAGTAATCGCTTTCTTTGACCGAAAATCTTCCTGAACCAAACTCACAATATTCTCAGGAAAATCTTTCCATTCACCATTCTCATATGCCAGCACACGTTTTGGCAACCCACTTTTTGTGAAGTTGTAATAATTCTTGAGAATATGAGTCTCTGGATGGCAGCCTAAGTTAGTTTTACAGCCTTTTGTGATGGAAACCCTTCGAGAGGATTGGCCTGGAATAAGATGATCACCACATCCTACCAGGCCTTGGCCAACATCAGTGAAGTATAAGGCAGGATCTCTTTTCCTCTTGAGATCATGTTTTTCACCTTTATCCAATGCCTTTACGTTCATCTGTTCCATTTTTACTCACGATGATAACTGCAAACCACTGACTAATTCTCTCTGATTTACTTGTCTCCACGAAGCATGCCTACTAACTTACAGTATTTACAAATACTCATGGTAGAATAGCCAGAAAAATTCATGTCAGGGAAGTCTGCGATCAAGGATACCCTGATACAGTATACACAATATTTAAGATGCTCCTACTGAGTTTCTTAATATAATTCTTATTATAAAATGAAAACAAATCTGGAAAGATACTAAAAGCTTCATCAAAAGTATCAAAAGAATTGTTACATCCCAGTAGCAAAAACCAAACTAGACCAAGCAaagcaagaaaaataaaagaaaaggaacaGTTATGACACCACCCtgcacatgaaaaaaaaaaaagaccttaTGTAAATAGGTCATATTAGAGAATAAACATTTAACCTAGATTAGAGCGCGACAAAGAAAAAACGAAACATTACTCACTATATAAAATGGACCACAAAACCCCCAAGTTTATACGATAAGAATCCAATCCCCTAAGAAGCTATATCTATAGCTCAGACAAGTGGTCAATTTCCATGATTTTCGTGATAGTGTAACTTTATACCATATGAGAGTCGTTAGGCCTATGCATCTATTTAAAATTCATTTGTAGaccaggagatcatgaaaaacttGAAATTTAATTCTGCAAGCATCCCAAacataaattcaaaaaattccacaattggtatttataaaaaaaaaattatcaaggagAGGAAGGAGACATGCCAAATGTTTTCATTGAATAAGGTAAATTCAAAAAGATGGTGGATAACATCAAGAAACACAACTGAAACAAATTAGTACCCGGCCCTACAACAACCACAGCAAGAAAACTTTGACAGGAACACAAAGCAGCATTCACATGACAAAATAAAATGTTTAAAGAATTAACTAACTGGAGTGATTTTTGTTACCATGTTGCATTTCCATCAATAAAATTTACTTCGTTAATGAGGTGATTTATAGTTTTGAACACTTGCAAGGTTACACTGAGCCTTCTTTAAGTTtatcttgagattttttttcctaAATAGGATTTGGCAGAACAACAAGATCTCCAAATGAAAAGCTTCTTCCATGCAAGTATTTAACTCGCTTAGGGTGAAAACAACATATGAACTCTTGAAAGGTGTATTATGTTACTGAGACGATTTAAATAGAATTGGTTACAAGTCTCGAGTCATCCAGGAAGCTGACCTGGTTTGTCTGGTATCCAACAAAAGCAAAGAGAAGACCTATTATATGGTTAAGAACAAAGCCAGTACAATCTAGATAAATACTCACTGTTGAAAAGATATAAGCTAAGCACAATGAAAGCTTTTGACTTCTTCCATTGGTAAAAAAGCATTCTGGTGCCAGTATGAACCAACATTCCCAGAGCCAAAAGGGTTAACTACAGGTAGGATAACCACTGAGAAAAATTGCAACCAACCAGAGGCCATGTCAATCTGATTGTTGGCATGGCAAGCAACAAGGAGCAGCTTTTGGTTTGTCTGTCTAGCTAGAATCTAGGCAACAAAATTAGACACCTCAGAATTTGCACCAATAAATCAAGAGAACCAGTAAAGATAGAGATCAGTCTGAAAGAAGACAAACAGAGGTCAAGCTGAAAGATCTGTACACTCTCTTTCATTGCTGCCCTGTATCCTCCATAACTGATCTCCAAAACATCCTGAACATCTTGCAATCATTAACGAACAATGGTGTAAAGTTGAATATTCCACATTTAACTTTAAAAAGGGTGGCTTCAAAATTCCCGTTGGTGCCAATCCATGTCAGGCTGCTGCATACATTAAAATACTTTGGCTTGCTGCAGTTCTTAAATCCAGAGATATTTGTTGAGAACAAAAATCACTCCAACAAATCCTTGATTATACTTTGCAATCTTAACAGTCACAAGCAAATGGATCTGCTATATTCTTTTTGTACCAAATATTATACACCAACCACTAAATCATTGCTACAATTGTCGGGATAAAAGACCATCAAAGAAGCATCGTAAGAGGCAATCCGATACACAACACGAACAACCTGTCAAGCATCTAAAATTCGTGCACGCAAGCAGATGCCTCAAGATAACAATAATTAGCTGAATATCGTTTACAACAAATATAAAATACCGAAAAAACatgcaaagtttttttttttggtagataAAAAATTCCAACTTCAAACACAAATAAACCATACGTTACTAAGGGTTTAAGTTTTTTCTGCAGAAAATCAAGcagcaaatatttttttaaaaagaaaagcaaagttaACTGAAATCGTTAATCGTTTTCCACGGATGGATAGCAAAAATTAGACGTGGAACAAACTCCAGCAGCACCAGCAACATCGACCGAACAACAACAAACACGAAAACGCAATACAAATTTCAGGCAATCTCAGAGCAGCAGGTAATCAATGATGAACCACGTGAAGTTCACAAGAAAATTGACCCTCTCGTTCAACATGCGTCATGATTATGGAAAAGATACCATCAAACATTATCAGATCGCTCGATTCCAACACGATCCTCGATAAAGACTACGGCTTCTCTTCGAGAACGGCATACCGAGTAAAATAAGAACCATAACCCATACCCAAAACCAATTCAACACATAAAAGAACCCGGATCAACTGAAAACACGCATAACTACGAACAAATCGAGGAATCAAGTCAAATAAAACGCCGATCGGATTCGAGACACATCAAAATCAAAGCTGAATCCCACGAAAAACAGGGGCCAAACCTCGGGAACGGAGGTCTAGAGGCGAGATGCAGAGGATCGATACCTAAAGAGGTAAAGGTTGTCAATTAGGTGATGCGTCTCCGATCGAAGGCCTCTGTCTCTCTCATCCGATCTCCGTGTTCGGGGGCGGCGGTTTTTGGACCCCTAGATTTGGGAGAGCGAGAAACGAAGAGCAAGCAACAAGGGCGTCACGCCGGGGCAGAGGCGGACTACAAATAGCGGAGGACAGTCGGCGGTCCGCCCCGCTTTCTTGCGAAAAACGAAGATGACGAAGAGTCACCGACATACCTCGATCCGACGGACGACCACCAAGTTTAAACGTCGAATCGACTGTGATCGAACGTGAACCGTTGATCAGATTCGATATTTTGAGGGACGAGGGGATCGATCCAGGGCGCATTGGTGTCGACTGAGGTACTAACCGCTCCAGAAACGGACACGTGGCGAGCCTGTGCGTAAGGGTTGACCCACGGGAAAGGAAACAGGAGCGAATGGTTTGGTAAGTTGGATCAAAGACTACACAGGGCCACAAATCGATTTGGGGGTGGAGGTGATCGATTGTTGCAAGTCCTCTTTAACTACGTGGCTTAAGCGGACTTGGCTTGCCGGTGAGTGTGGCCCACGCAGCGAGTGTACCAAAGAAATCGGAGATAGATTTGGGTAGAGGTTAAATTTGCTTTCCATTAATGAGCGGTTAAAGGTCCCACAATAAAGGAAAAAGATAATTATTGAAACTTGCAATGTGAACTACTTCTCCGAAGACCagacaatattataaatatacgCCTACTTGTCGACCACGCGGGGCTTCCGTCGGTCAAGCAATCACATATGTTCCCACAGTATCTCTctcgctctttctctctctctctcttctcttctctagtCGAGGAAAAAGAAACGATAAGCTTTatgtaaataatataatatacgtAAGCTAAATCTTGATATTGgatatcaaattatcaaaatattcaCAGCcgtaggacaaaaaaaaaaagcagacaAAGAACTGTTATCGGGAGTCTCCAATTCAAGACATACCAAACGATGGTTACCTTCCACCCAAGGACATCAAGGAAGAAGACAACGAACCAGTATTCAATCCAATCCAATCCCCAGCGCTCATGTGCCTCCGTTCGAAGACGGAAACGCAAAATCAGTGCGGCTCGAGCTTATCCGCCTCCGTTCGGCGGCGCACGACCGCCACACGTCTCCGCCCATCAAAAGTCCCGTGTGCGTCCAGCGTTTGGGTCCCTCGTGCGAAGGCTGGAGGGCGGCCTCCCTGACGTGCAGAGCTGGGACCCACCTCATCCGTCTCCACGCGCGTGTTCCGACGATGAAGGGCAGTATGTTGTTCCCGCGAACCGACTCCTTGTTTCACCGCAACGTCGGAGCTCAAAGAAGAGATGTGAGCGAGTTCTCGTTTGGTTTTTCGGCTGTAGAGAAATGGACTTGCGGACTAACGTCGACTCGAGCGGCAGCAGCATTTCTGCAAATGGTGGTTTTTGCCGCGCGCGCATTCGATGGGGAACCTGTCGTCGTCGTCAAACAAACCAATCGGGGTGGGTCGGCACAAGAATATTTTTGTGATGCTCGGAATCTAAAAAACAGCTCTTGGTTTGAGAGAAATAGGATCGAGCGATGTTTTTTACATGATGGACAGAAGAAAGAGGTAGGTGAACTTCAGTTTGGGTGGAGGGACACCTCGCTCACATCTCAGAGCTGCTGGCTGCTGCCACCGGaaaatttaatttgttttgtttgttttaggTTGCGGAAtccaagggagggagggagagagggggggggggagataTCCCTGACAAGCCACCTCTTTCCAATCAACTCCCCTTGATTGTCTAATTTTAAGGCCTCCGTTGGCATCATCCTTCCTAAATTAGCCCTCCTTCCAACCTTTCCCATCTCCTCTATCAAATATCTCTTGCTTTTTTATGTACCCCCTTCCCTTCCCCTTCTTTATGGCGAAGCTTGTTTACTGTCCATTTAAGGCTCCTCCCGTTTCCTTCTTTCCATCTTCCCTTCATATACCCATACCCATCTCGCATCCTCATATCCCATCTCCGCAATCAACTCTCTTctgcttctccttctccttctccttcgacTTGTCTTCCATATTTTTCTCCATGGATTAATTCCCACCGAGCACCATTCTCCTCGGAGGCGTCCCCCACATCTCCTTCTTTTGTTATTATGGTACATGTGCGTATCTTAATGCTAAAGCTTCTTTTATGGACCCCATGAACTGAAGTGCATGGTTTGTTCCTTAATGTCTTGGAGATTTGAAGAACTTGCTCTCCTTCTATGCATTTATCTGAAACGGAGATGGACGAATCATTAAGGTGAGCTCTTTGTCCCAGATCGACGTCCTTTTCTTGTATGCTCGACCCCTCTCTGCACCCCTTGCTTATGTTTCTTCTCGCATGAATGAATACCTCATCTCCGTAGGTGCCCCCTCGACAAGCCAGAACACTTGAGAAATTACACCGCCTGCTGCTCAACCGGATCCGTCTTCCGCATTCCTTCTAGGGAAGAGGACGCCGGCAGCATGATCTCAGTGGCAACCACCATGGCAGCGGGACGCGAAGGATCCGATTCTAACAGCATCGTTAATTGGGTTAGCTTCGCCCCCTGCATGGCGACCACCTCCAACACCTCCACCCGATACAAAGGCGTCATGCTGCAACAGAACGGACACTGGGGCGCGCAGATCTACGCTCACGGTCACCGCATCTGGCTCGGCACCTTCAAGTCGGAGCAGGCGGCGGCAGCTGCTTACGACAGCGCGGCTATCAAGCTCCACCATGGCGACTCGCACCGCAACCTCCCCGCGACCCCGCTCACCGCCCACGAGCACAAGTTCCAGGAGACGTTCACCACCGACGAGGTGCTTGACATGATCAAGATGGGATCGTACGAGTCACGGATGGAGGAATACGTTAGGCGACACGCCATTGCAGCAGCCGCTGTCAAGGCGGCGCCGAGGCCGAGCCTCCCTCACGCTGGCACAAGCGGCAATGTGGCTTTCCTGGAGATGTTCCTCAAGGAACTGACGCCAAGCGACGTCGGGAAGCTCAACAGGCTGGTCATACCGAAGAAGCACGCGACCAAGTACTTTCCACAGGTGGCTTCGGTGACGGCCGATGAGGTGATGGTCGAGTTCGTGGACCGAGAAGACCGCTCGTGGACATTCCGATACTGTTACTGGAAGAGCAGCCAGAGTTACGTCTTCACCAAGGGCTGGAATAAGTTTGTGAAGGAGAAGAGACTTCAGGCCAAGGACACGGTGGCATTCTATAGGTGTGAGGAGAGGGATGGACTCCGGAGAACGTACTGCTTGATCGACATCATTCGGTGCAGTGGCGACGGTCATCGCACTAGTGGTTTTAGTTGGAGCAAGAACGGGGCGGTGGGACTGGGACTCAGCTGTAAGAGGAAGCCGGAAGAGGGAGACGAGGAAGGCAATCGCACTAGCGGTTTTAGTTGGAGCAAGAACGGGACGGTGGGACTGGGACTCGGTTGTAAGAGGAAGACGGAAGAAGGAGACGAGGAAGGCGATCGCAGCAGCGGCTATAGCGGGAGGAGCGGGAATGGGGCAATGGGACTGGGACTCGGTCTGAAGAGGAAGACGGTAGAAGGAGACGAGGAAGGCGATCGCAGCAGTGGCTtcagcgggagcaggagtggtGCGATGGGACTGGGACTTAGTTTTAAGAGGAAGACGAAGGAGGAAGATGAGGTAGGAGAGGTAGTATCAGGGTTAGCGGTGACTCAGAAATCATCGGAAGCACGACAgcaggaggaagaggagcaggaaaagaggaagaagaggttgagaTTGTTCGGTGTCTCGATCACTGACACAAATGATAGGGGATGAACAAGAACACGCTTGGGCACGTACTGATCTTAAGATCCTCCTCTCCCCTCTGTCGATTACTCGATGGTGTTTGCTGCTTAGGTTATTGCGAAGCACCGACTTGCTTATGGTATGGTTTAGATGGAGCCTTGTTTCATGTTGTTACTTCCTTTCAATGTGAAGGCTTGTAATAGGCTGTAGTATTTTATGAAGAACTGACTTTGTTCTTTAATCGAGCGTAGCTCCTTTTGTCCGTCCTCTATATTCGATACTTTTTATTCTGTATGGCTCTATTATGTCTCGGGAGGACTAATATTTATTGTAGCAGTGTTTCTTTCTACTACAAATCATGTTTGCCATTTTGTTGGGGAAAGAGTCTATGATTTGACTGATTTAACATTTTCGACTCAAACTGTTGGATATTGATTTTATAAAACCTTGAAATTATCTCTCAGTCATATGATTTTAACTCATTTACGGATCACGTGGTTGGCATGTGTCGTCGACATACGTCATCAACACCTGACCGGCTCATCTGACCCACCCGAATCTATCTATCTATTCCGGTCGGACCCAATCTAGACCGGGTCGGGTTCAGTCTCGTGAGTGACACAACGAACCCCTCACGACTGGCGGATGCGGCGTCCAAAGTACATGTACGGGACGAGGGCCAGAGGAGTGATCTCTCGCTGCGCACCGGTCCTGCGCAAAGCCGTGTCTGAGGTGCTCTCTCTATCTCCGGTGAATAAAATCGCTGGTGTTCCCGTTCCTTCTCACGGCATTGGTCTCACTTCTGGCTTGGCGGTGGGTGCGACTCGAGAAGAGCGACGATGGAAGTGTGAGTTCCCCCGTCACGATCCGTTTGCTTCGATTTGCTTCGAAACGTTGCCCTTCTATTCCGAGAAAGGGTTTCTTGATGCGACGCAGTTTTGGGGTTTCTTCCCCTCATGTCGGTCGGGTCTCAGACTCCTCTTTTCTTGTTTGGATAGAGTTGTTTCGGCCCCCGGAAAGGTTCTGATCACCGGTGGATACCTGATTCTGGAGAGACCCAACGCGGGGCTCGTTCTCAGCACCACGGCCCGCTTCTATGCGATCGTCAGGCCTCTCTACAATGAGATcaagcccgagagctgggcgtggGTCAGTGATTTCTTTTCCTTTAAACCTTCTATGACGTTTCTTATGCGAACGAAAAGATTCGAGATTTTGGAACAACGGAAAAATAGAATCTCGATCAGCGAGGAGTAACCTATTTGCTCGAACCATCGCAGGAGCTTTCTTATATTAATCAAACTGCAAAAAAGATAACCCAATGGTTGTTGTGACGACAATCTTTTGGATTTGTTGTTTCTGTTAGCTTCTTGTGGGCGTAATGAAATAGGGTAAATGCAAAGCGAGGAGTGCCCAAAGCCAGAGGCCTCTGAAAATAATGTCATTTCCATGATGAAGATGATGCATACCTGCGTCAGGGCCAGATTGAAACATGTTCTGGAAGGGTTTATATTTGTTCAGCAGCCCTTTGGTTTTGTCTAAGGCCCGACAGATAGACTAATTCCGAGCTCCTAACATGTCTGGGGTGAAGTTTGGATGAAAATTTATTTGCAATTGTGCTTTTTCGCTCCCCGAGGTGATCCTCTCGTTTCAATTGGTGATTATTGAAAcatatttatcataaataaaaatggaataattaattttaatggTCAAGTAGATTTTTCATGTTGGCACATAAGACTGTTAAAATTCCCTAGTCCTAGCTGTGCAGATTTAAGATAGAAAATTTACCTTCCCCTTTGTATATGTGGAGAAAAATTATCACAAATGTAAAGAGCCAGATGATACAACATAACAACAACAagcataatgtcccaactattcgGGTTAGCTACatgaatgtttttatttttttatttttctgcaaATGGCAAGTGGTGATGATGGGATTCGACCCTTGTACTTTGCTATCAAACAGTCAAAGTCTTAACTAGGCAGCTATCATTCTCATGTGGATATGCTTTTATtcagcattttctttttattgttccTAGCAGCCTTCttagtttttcttctttctcttcttataTCACTAATATTGATCCAGATTATTTCACCACATCTATAAGTTTCCTTTGAACATGCAC is from Musa acuminata AAA Group cultivar baxijiao chromosome BXJ3-8, Cavendish_Baxijiao_AAA, whole genome shotgun sequence and encodes:
- the LOC135645607 gene encoding inactive poly [ADP-ribose] polymerase RCD1-like isoform X2 — translated: MEQMNVKALDKGEKHDLKRKRDPALYFTDVGQGLVGCGDHLIPGQSSRRVSITKGCKTNLGCHPETHILKNYYNFTKSGLPKRVLAYENGEWKDFPENIVSLVQEDFRSKKAITEAGFRNQQLLLDYIYMICIVLETGLVKPIAWIDDHGKCFFPELRPECYVLHRYHHSDNDIQVYMNPDANRKHETNDHFEISISAAESSSSRPDDEAMSNVKRVKSEKNSASDCNIYVEVNEAVGENESGSALPSNVPASRICQAPASGCQVNRAVQEMLLQGLGKLIDAKDILGILRTPLRNDLGQVRFNLFQEQVEIAKKVRGNANVRYAWLASSKDAVEGMMLHGTLTRPEQKCLYGNGIHLAPANCSKICASYSDVDENGVIHLMLCRIIMGNAELIYPGSNQCQPSNENFDTGVDDLQKPTHYIIWDMNMYTHIYAEYIVTFKVTSKLKEWLVGKESKSNVSALTNSGSPHSLLQDKAFQPSLAFGNKAQAPVSRTMPRIPTSPWMPFSMLFAAISTKVPPEDMDLVHTQYDEFKKGKISRIDLVKKLRQIIGDKLLVSTIMRLQHKRVLLKLE
- the LOC135645607 gene encoding inactive poly [ADP-ribose] polymerase RCD1-like isoform X1, with the translated sequence MEQMNVKALDKGEKHDLKRKRDPALYFTDVGQGLVGCGDHLIPGQSSRRVSITKGCKTNLGCHPETHILKNYYNFTKSGLPKRVLAYENGEWKDFPENIVSLVQEDFRSKKAITEAGFRNQQLLLDYIYMICIVLETGLVKPIAWIDDHGKCFFPELRPECYVLHRYHHSDNDIQVYMNPDANRKHETNDHFEISISAAESSSSRPDDEAMSNVKRVKSEKNSASDCNIYVEVNEAVGENESGSALPSNVPASRICQAPASGCQVNRAVQEMLLQGLGKLIDAKDILGILRTPLRNDLGQVRFNLFQEQVEIAKKVRGNANVRYAWLASSKDAVEGMMLHGTLTRPEQKCLYGNGIHLAPANCSKICASYSDVDENGVIHLMLCRIIMGNAELIYPGSNQCQPSNENFDTGVDDLQKPTHYIIWDMNMYTHIYAEYIVTFKVTSKLKEWLVGKESKSNVSALTNSGSPHSLLQDKAFQPSLAFGNKAQAPVSRTMPRIPTSPWMPFSMLFAAISTKVPPEDMDLVHTQYDEFKKGKISRIDLVKKLRQIIGDKLLVSTIMRLQHKLPPMARREPPKCWSHNLPHES
- the LOC135645608 gene encoding AP2/ERF and B3 domain-containing transcription factor At1g50680-like, which gives rise to MISVATTMAAGREGSDSNSIVNWVSFAPCMATTSNTSTRYKGVMLQQNGHWGAQIYAHGHRIWLGTFKSEQAAAAAYDSAAIKLHHGDSHRNLPATPLTAHEHKFQETFTTDEVLDMIKMGSYESRMEEYVRRHAIAAAAVKAAPRPSLPHAGTSGNVAFLEMFLKELTPSDVGKLNRLVIPKKHATKYFPQVASVTADEVMVEFVDREDRSWTFRYCYWKSSQSYVFTKGWNKFVKEKRLQAKDTVAFYRCEERDGLRRTYCLIDIIRCSGDGHRTSGFSWSKNGAVGLGLSCKRKPEEGDEEGNRTSGFSWSKNGTVGLGLGCKRKTEEGDEEGDRSSGYSGRSGNGAMGLGLGLKRKTVEGDEEGDRSSGFSGSRSGAMGLGLSFKRKTKEEDEVGEVVSGLAVTQKSSEARQQEEEEQEKRKKRLRLFGVSITDTNDRG